In the Solanum pennellii chromosome 5, SPENNV200 genome, one interval contains:
- the LOC107018718 gene encoding protein PHYTOCHROME KINASE SUBSTRATE 1-like produces MAMVKLEATKKTTTNLLDPSFSSYLINGTEQTIVLNLESSKKIDDGEIDIFSAEKYFNEGVDEVNNVTQNKHKIHNDQPVVADIVSLQQKIRPLTPSVHSESSWNSRSALLQKVTRNYQHHHQHQAPRPIKTTNNKSYGKKFLARFGCNCYCKDKNSVEIDDQLREKSFKSKSKKTSTIGANDQDLHFKKIDDLGVVGLKSDERFVVPVYDPKGGNGIQMIKKETEEEESRKSLEVFGFSITEKERSKMSLEKNIGMLTWDAIVPKAEEIDIINIGASSNGTYEEDYAESDASSDLFEIESFPSNNTANQSLVRQGSDSMSCYAPSEVSIDWSVVTASAADFSMMSDIEEVKIPSIRTNNNSNGRDKAKRRSSILLGCNSHKAVGVVGDAYKSSEKSSVEMHQRTYEPIMPMTRFHAESKVNRFDGGNKKHGFTTRSFATTYSGRPADFLYA; encoded by the coding sequence ATGGCTATGGTCAAACTAGAAGCTACCAAAAAAACTACTACAAATCTTCTTGAtccttcattttcttcttatttgatCAATGGTACTGAACAAACCATAGTACTTAATCTTGAATCAAGTAAGAAGATAGATGATGGTGAAATAGACATATTTAGTGCAGAAAAATACTTCAATGAAGGGGTTGATGAAGTAAACAATGTGACACAAAACAAACACAAGATTCATAATGATCAACCTGTTGTTGCTGATATAGTTTCTTTGCAGCAAAAGATCAGACCTTTAACACCAAGTGTTCATTCAGAATCAAGTTGGAATAGCAGAAGTGCATTGTTGCAGAAAGTTACAAGAAATTATCAGCATCATCATCAGCATCAAGCGCCGCGGCCAATAAAGACTACTAACAACAAGTCTTATGGAAAGAAATTCCTTGCTAGATTTGGCTGCAATTGTTACTGCAAAGACAAGAACTCTGTTGAGATTGATGATCAACTCCGCGAAAAAAgtttcaaatcaaaatcaaagaagacTAGTACAATAGGAGCTAATGATCAAGATTTGCACTTCAAGAAAATTGATGATTTAGGAGTAGTTGGATTGAAATCAGATGAGCGTTTCGTCGTTCCTGTTTATGATCCTAAAGGTGGGAATGGGATACAAATGATCAAAAAGGAAACAGAAGAAGAGGAATCAAGAAAGTCACTAGAAGTGTTTGGCTTTTCAATaacagagaaagaaagaagCAAAATGAGTCTTGAGAAGAACATAGGCATGTTAACATGGGATGCAATTGTTCCGAAAGCTGAAGAAATCGACATCATCAACATAGGTGCAAGTTCAAATGGAACATATGAAGAAGATTACGCGGAAAGTGATGCAAGTTCAGACTTATTTGAAATCGAAAGCTTCCCAAGTAACAATACAGCTAATCAAAGTCTAGTTAGACAGGGCTCAGATAGTATGTCCTGTTATGCTCCAAGTGAAGTTAGCATTGATTGGAGTGTTGTAACTGCTAGTGCAGCAGATTTCTCTATGATGTCTGATATAGAAGAAGTTAAAATACCCTCAATTAGAACCAATAACAACTCCAATGGAAGAGACAAGGCTAAACGTCGTTCGAGCATTTTGTTGGGATGTAATAGTCATAAAGCTGTAGGAGTTGTGGGAGATGCATATAAATCTAGTGAAAAATCATCAGTTGAGATGCATCAGAGGACTTATGAGCCTATTATGCCAATGACAAGGTTTCATGCTGAGAGCAAAGTGAATCGATTCGATGGAGGAAATAAGAAACATGGTTTTACTACAAGATCATTTGCTACTACATATTCTGGACGTCCTGCAGATTTCTTGTATGCTTAG
- the LOC107018466 gene encoding uncharacterized protein LOC107018466, whose translation MAGNLCITLTQSSPLSPKLYYSSKPLLQKSHRISIAPFLKFQDSAPSQGSTRGFTTICFSSPRNGPGYKGGGPDWPILRRWDVPWNWQTVSLSSLACGLSFVLTGLIETASIPYVGLDVEALSLDEKAEILFADQAITTAVVLIVLYTLTKSSQPLPDDIYRYDLKEPFNLQRGWLLWAGIGLAGAIGAIALTGVAMSAFNGEPPQRETDALARLLPLIGSSSISTASLLGITGVLAPILEETVFRGFFMVSLTKWVPTPLAAVISGAVFALAHLTPGQFPQLFVLGTALGFSYAQTRNLLTPITIHALWNSGVILLLTFLQLQGYDIREIIQGT comes from the exons ATGGCTGGCAATTTATGTATAACTCTCACTCAATCTTCACCCCTTTCACCAAAActttattattcatcaaaaCCCCTTCTTCAGAAATCACATAGAATCTCTATTGCCCCATTTCTCAAATTTCAAGATTCAGCTCCTAGTCAAGGTTCTACAAGAGGGTTCACTACTATATGTTTTTCTAGTCCCAGAAATGGTCCTGGTTATAAA GGAGGTGGACCTGATTGGCCAATTTTGAGACGCTGGGATGTGCCATGGAATTGGCAAActgtttcactttcttcacttGCATGTGGATTAAG TTTTGTTTTGACAGGACTAATAGAGACAGCGTCAATACCCTATGTAGGACTTGATGTAGAAGCATTGAGCTTGGACGAGAAGGCTGAAATTTTGTTCGCTGATCAAGC tATAACGACTGCAGTTGTGCTAATAGTCCTTTATACTCTCACCAAGTCATCTCAACCACTTCCTGATGACATATATCGTTATG ATCTGAAGGAACCTTTCAATCTCCAGAGAGGATGGCTTTTGTGGGCTGGAATTGGTCTAGCGGGAGCAATAGGTGCAATTGCTTTAACAGGAGTAGCAATGTCTGCTTTCAATGGTGAGCCGCCACAAAGAGAG ACTGATGCGCTTGCTCGGTTACTCCCATTGATAGGCTCCTCAAGTATCAG CACTGCTTCTCTGCTGGGCATTACCGGTGTACTTGCTCCAATTCTCGAGGAGACTGTGTTTAGAGGATTTTTTATGGTCTCTCTGACTAAGTG GGTACCTACACCGCTTGCAGCGGTTATTAGTGGTGCTGTATTTGCTCTTGCACATCTCACTCCTGGACAATTTCCTCAGTTGTTTGTTCTTG GGACTGCTCTGGGTTTTTCTTATGCTCAAACGCGGAACCTCCTAACCCCAATCACAATTCATGCTTTATGGAACTCTGGTGTAATTTTGCTTCTGACCTTCCTTCAG CTCCAAGGGTATGATATCAGGGAAATAATACAAGGAACTTGA
- the LOC107020639 gene encoding probable RNA-dependent RNA polymerase 1, translating into MGKTIQVYGFPYLLSAEVVKSFLEKYTGYGTVCALEVKQSKGGSRAFAKVQFADNISADKIITLANNRLYFGSSYLKAREMKTDIVQLRAYVDQMDGITLNFGCQISDDKFAVLGSTEVSIQFGIGLKKFFFFLSSGSADYKLQLSYENIWQVVLHRPYGQNAQFLLIQLFGAPRIYKRLENSCYSFFKETPDDQWVRTTDFPPSWIGLSSSLCLQFRRGVRLPNFQESFFHYAERENNFTLQTGFTFFVSQKSALVPNVQPPEGISIPYKILFKISSLVQHGCIPGPALNVYFFRLVDPRRRNVACIEHALEKLYYLKECCYDPVRWLTEQYDGYLKGRQPPKSPSITLDDGLVYVRRVLVTPCKVYFCGPEVNVSNRVLRNYSEDIDNFLRVSFVDEEWEKLYSTDLLPKASTGNGIRTNIYERILSTLRKGFVIGDKKFEFLAFSSSQLRDNSVWMFASRPGLTANDIRAWMGDFSQIKNVAKYAARLGQSFGSSRETLSVLRHEIEVIPDVKVHGTSYVFSDGIGKISGDFAHRVASKCGLQYTPSAFQIRYGGYKGVVGVDPDSSMKLSLRKSMSKYESDNIKLDVLGWSKYQPCYLNRQLVTLLSTLGVKDEVLELKQKEAVDQLDAILHDSLKAQEALELMSPGENTNILKAMLNCGYKPDAEPFLSMMLQTFRASKLLDLRTRSRIFIPNGRTMMGCLDESRTLEYGQVFVQFTGAGHREFSDDLHPFNNSRSTNSNFILKGNVVVAKNPCLHPGDIRVLRAVNVRALHHMVDCVVFPQKGKRPHPNECSGSDLDGDIYFVCWDQDMIPPRQVQPMEYPPAPSIQLDHNVTIEEVEEYFTNYIVNDSLGIIANAHVVFADREPDMAMSDPCKKLAELFSIAVDFPKTGVPAEIPSQLRPKEYPDFMDKPDKTSYISERVIGKLFRKVKDKAPQASSIATFTREVARRSYDADMEVDGFEDYIDEAFDYKTEYDNKLGNLMDYYGIKTEAEILSGGIMKASKTFDRRKDAEAISVAVRALRKEARAWFKRRNDIDDMLPKASAWYHVTYHPTYWGCYNQGLKRAHFISFPWCVYDQLIQIKKDKARNRPVLSLSSLRAQLSHRLVLK; encoded by the exons ATGGGAAAGACAATTCAGGTTTACGGATTCCCTTATCTTCTCTCTGCGGAAGTGGTCAAGTCATTCTTAGAGAAATATACAGGATATGGAACTGTATGTGCATTGGAGGTTAAACAGTCCAAAGGAGGATCTAGAGCATTTGCCAAAGTTCAATTTGCCGACAACATAAGTGCTGACAAAATCATCACTTTGGCTAATAACAGGCTGTATTTTGGCTCTTCTTATTTGAAGGCTCGGGAAATGAAAACTGATATTGTCCAACTGCGGGCGTATGTGGATCAGATGGATGGCATAACTTTGAATTTCGGATGTCAGATATCAGATGACAAGTTTGCAGTGTTGGGAAGTACAGAAGTTTCAATTCAATTTGGCATTGgattgaagaaattttttttctttttatctagTGGTTCAGCTGACTATAAACTTCAGCTTTCATATGAAAATATATGGCAGGTTGTGCTCCATCGTCCATATGGTCAAAATGCTCAGTTTCTCCTTATACAG TTATTTGGTGCTCCTCGGATCTATAAGAGACTTGAAAACTCCTGTTATAGCTTCTTTAAGGAAACTCCTGATGATCAGTGGGTGAGGACAACAGATTTCCCTCCATCTTGGATAGGGCTATCTTCTAGCTTATGTTTGCAGTTTCGTAGGGGTGTTCGTCTTCCAAATTTCCAGGAAAGTTTTTTTCACTATGCAGAACGTGAAAACAATTTTACTTTACAGACTGGTTTCACCTTTTTCGTCTCTCAAAAATCAGCTCTGGTACCCAATGTCCAGCCTCCGGAAGGAATTTCAATTCCCTACAAGATTTTGTTCAAAATTAGTTCTTTGGTACAGCATGGATGCATACCTGGGCCAGCATTAAATGTCTACTTTTTCCGATTAGTTGATCCTCGAAGGAGAAATGTTGCATGCATTGAGCATGCCTTAGAGAAACTGTACTATTTAAAGGAGTGCTGTTATGATCCGGTGAGGTGGCTCACTGAGCAGTATGATGGGTATCTCAAGGGTAGACAACCTCCAAAATCTCCATCCATCACTTTAGATGATGGGTTGGTGTATGTAAGAAGGGTCCTAGTAACACCATGCAAAGTTTATTTTTGTGGTCCAGAGGTTAATGTTTCCAATCGGGTTCTCCGCAATTATTCTGAAGACATAGATAACTTTCTTCGTGTTTCTTTTGTTGATGAGGAGTGGGAGAAACTGTATTCTACAGACTTATTACCAAAAGCAAGTACTGGAAATGGTATCAGGACAAACATCTATGAGAGGATCTTATCAACTCTGCGGAAAGGCTTTGTAATTGGtgataaaaaatttgaatttcttgcATTTTCATCGAGCCAGTTGCGGGATAATTCAGTGTGGATGTTTGCATCAAGACCTGGCCTTACTGCAAATGATATAAGAGCTTGGATGGGTGATTTTTCGCAGATCAAGAATGTCGCAAAATATGCTGCCAGACTTGGTCAATCTTTTGGTTCCTCCAGAGAGACTTTGAGTGTTCTTAGGCATGAGATTGAAGTTATTCCCGATGTAAAGGTTCATGGAACCAGCTATGTCTTTTCTGATGGAATTGGTAAAATATCTGGTGACTTTGCTCATAGAGTTGCCTCAAAATGTGGCCTTCAATATACCCCATCTGCTTTCCAGATTCGCTATGGTGGATATAAAGGTGTTGTGGGTGTTGATCCGGATTCATCAATGAAGTTGTCTTTGAGAAAGAGCATGTCGAAATATGAATCAGACAACATAAAGTTAGATGTCCTTGGATGGAGCAAATATCAGCCTTGTTATCTTAATCGTCAACTGGTTACTCTCTTGTCTACACTTGGAGTGAAAGATGAAGTTCTCGAACTGAAGCAAAAGGAAGCTGTAGATCAGCTTGATGCTATCTTGCATGATTCTTTGAAGGCACAGGAGGCTTTGGAATTGATGTCTCCTGGGGAGAACACTAATATTCTCAAGGCAATGCTAAACTGTGGTTATAAGCCTGATGCTGAGCCCTTTCTTTCAATGATGTTGCAAACCTTCCGCGCATCCAAGTTGCTCGATTTGCGGACTAGATCAAGAATATTTATTCCAAATGGAAGAACAATGATGGGATGTTTGGATGAATCCAGAACCTTGGAATATGGTCAGGTGTTTGTTCAGTTTACTGGTGCTGGACACAGAGAGTTTTCTGACGATTTACATCCATTTAATAACAGCAGATCCACCAACAGTAATTTCATTCTGAAGGGAAATGTGGTTGTTGCAAAAAATCCATGCTTGCATCCTGGTGATATTCGTGTTTTAAGGGCTGTAAATGTTCGAGCGCTGCACCACATGGTAGATTGTGTTGTATTCCCTCAGAAAGGAAAAAG ACCTCATCCGAATGAATGTTCTGGGAGTGATTTGGATGGGGATATCTACTTTGTTTGCTGGGATCAAGACATGATCCCGCCAAGGCAAGTCCAGCCGATGGAATATCCTCCAGCACCCAGCATACAGTTGGATCATAATGTCACAATTGAG gaagttgaagagTACTTCACCAACTATATTGTGAATGACAGTTTGGGAATCATAGCAAATGCCCATGTCGTATTTGCAGACAGAGAACCTGATATGGCCATGAGTGATCCATGCAAAAAACTTGCTGAGCTCTTTTCAATTGCAGTGGACTTTCCAAAGACTGGTGTTCCCGCTGAAATACCATCTCAGTTGCGCCCTAAAGAATACCCAGACTTCATGGATAAGCCGGACAAGACCAGCTATATCTCAGAAAGAGTTATTGGAAAGCTTTTCAGGAAAGTGAAGGACAAAGCACCTCAGGCTAGCTCTATCGCGACCTTCACAAGAGAAGTTGCAAGGAGGTCATATGATGCTGATATGGAAGTTGATGGATTTGAAGATTACATTGACGAAGCTTTTGACTACAAAACTGAATATGACAACAAGCTGGGTAATTTAATGGACTACTATGGCATAAAAACAGAGGCTGAAATACTTAGTGGTGGCATTATGAAGGCATCAAAAACTTTTGACCGCAGAAAAGATGCTGAGGCCATTAGTGTTGCTGTGAGGGCCTTGAGGAAGGAGGCAAGAGCCTGGTTCAAGAGGCGTAATGATATAGATGACATGTTACCAAAGGCTTCGGCTTGGTACCACGTTACATATCATCCTACATATTGGGGTTGCTACAATCAGGGGTTGAAAAGAGCTCATTTCATTAGCTTTCCCTGGTGTGTTTATGACCAGCTAATCCAGATTAAGAAGGACAAAGCACGTAACAGGCCAGTTCTCAGTTTGTCATCTCTCAGGGCTCAGCTGAGTCACAGATTAGTGTTGAAATGA
- the LOC107020549 gene encoding probable methyltransferase PMT2, giving the protein MAGKNSGDNRTRTSVSIFIIAGLCCFFYLLGAWQRSGFGKGDSIAVAVTKTAGENCDVLPNLNFETRHAGEAGGTDESEEVEELKPCDAQYTDYTPCQDQKRAMTFPRENMNYRERHCPPQEEKLHCLIPAPKGYVTPFPWPKSRDYVPYANAPYKSLTVEKAIQNWVQYEGNVFRFPGGGTQFPQGADKYIDQLASVVPIENGTVRTALDTGCGVASWGAYLWKRNVIAMSFAPRDSHEAQVQFALERGVPAVIGVLGTIKMPYPSKAFDMAHCSRCLIPWGAADGILMMEVDRVLRPGGYWVLSGPPINWKVNFKAWQRPKEDLEEEQRKIEEAAKLLCWEKISEKGETAIWQKRKDSASCRSAQENSAAKVCKPSDPDSVWYNKMEICITPNNGNGGDESLKPFPERLYAVPPRIANGLVSGVSVAKYQEDSKKWKKHVSAYKKINKLLDTGRYRNIMDMNAGLGGFAAALHDPKFWVMNVMPTIAEKNTLGVVFERGLIGIYHDWCEAFSTYPRTYDLIHANGLFSLYKDKCDFQDILLEMDRILRPEGAVILRDNVDVLIKVKKIIGGMRWNFKLMDHEDGPLVPEKILVAVKQYWTLGDTNSTSSQ; this is encoded by the exons ATGGCGGGCAAAAACTCAGGGGATAATAGGACTAGGACTTCTGTATCAATATTTATAATAGCTGGTCTATGCTGCTTCTTCTATTTACTTGGAGCATGGCAAAGAAGTGGTTTTGGGAAAGGAGATAGTATAGCAGTGGCTGTCACCAAGACTGCTGGTGAGAATTGCGATGTACTACCAAATCTCAATTTTGAAACTCGTCATGCTGGCGAAGCAGGTGGTACTGATGAGTCGGAAGAAGTCGAGGAACTTAAGCCATGTGATGCTCAGTACACTGATTATACACCATGTCAAGATCAAAAGCGTGCTATGACTTTCCCAAGGGAAAATATGAACTACCGAGAAAGGCATTGTCCACCTCAAGAAGAGAAGTTACATTGCCTTATTCCAGCACCTAAGGGATATGTTACCCCATTTCCGTGGCCAAAAAGTCGGGATTATGTTCCCTATGCCAATGCTCCATATAAGAGCTTGACTGTTGAGAAGGCTATTCAGAACTGGGTTCAATATGAGGGTAATGTGTTTAGGTTCCCAGGAGGAGGGACACAATTCCCTCAAGGAGCAGATAAGTATATTGATCAGCTTGCTTCAGTCGTCCCAATCGAGAATGGGACAGTTAGGACTGCTTTGGACACTGGTTGTGGG GTTGCAAGTTGGGGTGCTTATCTTTGGAAAAGGAATGTCATAGCAATGTCATTTGCCCCAAGAGACTCACATGAAGCTCAGGTTCAGTTTGCTCTGGAAAGGGGTGTGCCTGCTGTTATTGGTGTACTAGGAACAATCAAAATGCCATATCCATCTAAAGCCTTTGATATGGCCCATTGTTCTCGTTGTCTAATCCCATGGGGAGCTGCTG ATGGAATCCTCATGATGGAAGTTGACCGAGTTCTTAGACCTGGAGGCTACTGGGTGCTTTCTGGACCTCCTATCAACTGGAAGGTCAATTTTAAGGCCTGGCAACGCCCCAAGGAGGATCTTGAGGAAGAACAAAGGAAGATTGAAGAGGCTGCTAAACTTCTTTGCTGGGAGAAGATATCTGAGAAGGGAGAGACTGCTATTTGGCAGAAAAGAAAGGATAGTGCCTCGTGCCGTTCTGCACAAGAAAATTCTGCAGCCAAAGTTTGTAAACCTTCTGATCCAGATAGTGTCTG GTACAACAAAATGGAAATTTGCATAACACCAAACAATGGTAATGGTGGAGACGAGAGTCTAAAGCCATTCCCTGAGAGACTTTATGCTGTTCCTCCAAGAATTGCCAATGGATTAGTTTCTGGAGTGTCTGTTGCGAAATATCAAGAAGACAGCAAGAAATGGAAGAAACACGTAAGTGCTTATAAGAAGATCAACAAACTCCTGGACACTGGAAGGTACCGCAACATTATGGACATGAATGCTGGACTAGGAGGTTTTGCAGCAGCACTTCATGATCCCAAGTTTTGGGTTATGAATGTTATGCCAACAATAGCTGAGAAGAATACTTTGGGAGTTGTATTCGAACGGGGACTGATTGGTATCTATCATGACTG GTGTGAAGCATTTTCTACATACCCAAGGACATATGATCTCATTCATGCTAATGGCCTTTTCAGTTTATATAAGGACAA gtGTGACTTTCAAGACATTCTCTTAGAGATGGACCGTATTTTGCGTCCAGAAGGAGCTGTCATTCTAAGAGACAATGTAGATGTACTGATCAAGGTGAAGAAGATAATAGGAGGCATGAGGTGGAACTTCAAATTGATGGATCATGAGGACGGTCCCCTTGTTCCCGAGAAAATACTGGTTGCTGTCAAACAATATTGGACTCTGGGTGATACCAACTCCACATCCTCACAATGA